A genomic stretch from Theobroma cacao cultivar B97-61/B2 chromosome 4, Criollo_cocoa_genome_V2, whole genome shotgun sequence includes:
- the LOC18603436 gene encoding probable serine/threonine-protein kinase At1g54610 — protein MGCVFGREASGRPVGREARKKEEVGRVARISEEVVTRKAEKEEEVVRNGSSNRKVEEAKAEEESAAAAKARAKRRSSRPNPRLSNPPKHVHGEQVAAGWPSWLSNVASEAISGWTPRRADTFEKLDKIGQGTYSNVYKARDTLTGKIVALKKVRFDNLEPESVKFMAREIMILRRLDHPNVVKLEGLATSRMSCSLYLVFEYMEHDLAGLAASPAIKFTESQVKCYMHQLLSGLEHCHNRHLLHRDIKGSNLLIDDGGVLKIADFGLASFFDPNYKQPMTSRVVTLWYRPPELLLGATDYGVGVDLWSAGCILAELLAGRPIMPGRTEVEQLHKIFKLCGSPSEEYWKKSKLPHATIFKPQQSYKRCIEETFKDFPPSSLPLIETLLAIDPVERLTATAALNSEFFMTKPYACDPSSLPKYPPSKEMDAKLRDEEARRLRAAGRNADGVKKARPRDRAVRAFPAPEANAELQANLDRRRLITHANAKSKSEKFPPPHQDGALGYPLGSSHPIDPGFDPSDVPFSTTNFSYSKAPIQTWSGPLVDPAAVGAPRRRKHMSGDGHAHLKSSKKDKNSARI, from the exons ATGGGGTGTGTGTTTGGGAGAGAGGCATCCGGGAGACCGGTAGGGAGGGAAGcgagaaagaaagaggaagtTGGCAGGGTTGCAAGAATATCGGAGGAGGTTGTTACTAGAAAAGCGGAGAAGGAAGAAGAGGTTGTTAGAAATGGAAGTAGCAACCGGAAGGTGGAGGAAGCGAAGGCGGAGGAAGAATCAGCAGCTGCAGCTAAGGCAAGAGCGAAAAGGCGGTCTTCACGGCCGAATCCACGCCTGAGCAACCCTCCGAAACACGTCCATGGCGAACAAGTCGCCGCCGGTTGGCCATCTTGGCTTTCAAACGTCGCTAGTGAAGCCATCAGCGGCTGGACTCCCCGCCGTGCGGATACTTTTGAGAAGCTGGATAAG attgGTCAAGGGACGTACAGTAATGTGTACAAAGCTAGGGATACTTTAACTGGGAAAATTGTTGCATTAAAGAAGGTGCGGTTCGATAATTTGGAGCCGGAAAGTGTTAAGTTCATGGCTAGGGAGATTATGATTTTACGCCGTTTGGATCATCCAAATGTTGTAAAATTAGAAGGGTTGGCGACTTCAAGGATGTCGTGTAGTTTGTATCTTGTATTTGAGTATATGGAGCATGATTTGGCTGGACTTGCTGCTAGTCCAGCAATAAAGTTCACCGAGTCTCAG GTGAAGTGTTATATGCATCAATTACTATCAGGGCTTGAACACTGTCACAACCGTCATTTATTGCATCGTGATATTAAGGGTTCAAATCTTCTTATTGACGATGGTGGTGTGCTTAAGATAGCTGATTTTGGTTTGGCTTCATTTTTCGATCCTAATTACAAGCAGCCAATGACTAGTAGGGTGGTTACACTTTGGTATCGACCTCCAGAGCTCCTTCTTGGTGCCACTGATTATGGCGTAGGTGTGGATCTCTGGAGTGCTGGTTGCATTCTAGCTGAGTTATTGGCTGGAAGGCCCATCATGCCTGGTCGCACAGAG GTGGAGCAATTACACAAGATATTTAAACTATGTGGCTCTCCGTCTGAAGAATATTGGAAGAAGTCAAAGTTGCCTCATGCAACCATATTCAAGCCCCAACAATCATATAAACGATGTATAGAAGAGACTTTTAAAGACTTTCCACCATCCTCATTGCCACTGATTGAGACTCTTCTTGCAATTGATCCAGTTGAGCGTCTGACAGCTACAGCTGCATTAAACAGTGAA TTCTTCATGACCAAGCCTTATGCTTGTGATCCTTCCTCCCTTCCAAAATATCCTCCCAGCAAGGAGATGGATGCTAAACTACGAGATGAAGAAGCTAGAAG ATTGcgagctgctggaagaaatgCAGATGGGGTGAAGAAAGCTCGTCCACGTGATCGAGCTGTGCGGGCATTTCCTGCTCCAGAAGCAAATGCTGAGCTTCAAGCCAACCTTGAT AGGCGGCGTTTAATAACACATGCAAATGCCAAAAGCAAAAGTGAGAAATTTCCACCTCCTCACCAAGATGGAGCTCTTGGTTATCCTCTGGGTTCTTCACATCCCATAGATCCTGGTTTTGATCCATCTGATGTTCCATTTAGTACTACAAATTTCTCATATTCCAAAGCACCAATCCAGACATGGTCTGGCCCATTGGTGGATCCTGCTGCTGTAGGTGCTCCGAGAAGAAGGAAGCACATGTCAGGTGATGGGCATGCACATTTGAAGTCATCTAAGAAAGACAAGAATTCTGCTCGAATATAA
- the LOC18603437 gene encoding uncharacterized protein LOC18603437, producing the protein MGTISCVSHGHFSNFTSFSKNSICSSSSASLPFFKNPIRIFKSFTFSSSMADSLRVSASSTIGERSEPVEAMASSGMVGENDLLIVGPGVLGRLVAEKWREENPGCQIYGQSVTTDHHHELMTMGINPFLKGNKTDQKFPYVIFCAPPSKTPDYPGDIRMAALSWNGEGSFLFTSSSAPFDCYDNGPCDEDTSTVPIGRSPRTDVILKAEKVVLDFGGCVVRLAGLYKLDRGAHFYWLQKGTVDCRPDHILNLIHYEDAASLSVTILKKKLRVQIFLGCDNHPLSRQEVMDLVEKSGKFSKKFEAFTGTSDPLGKKLNNTKTRQELGWEPKYPSFANFLGVSE; encoded by the exons ATGGGAACCATTTCTTGCGTCAGCCATGGTCACTTCTCCAACTTCACGAGTTTCTCGAAGAACTCAATCTGTTCATCATCATCGGCGTCGCTACCCTTTTTCAAGAACCCAATTCGCATCTTCAAAAGCTTCACCTTTTCTTCATCAATGGCTGATTCTCTTCGTGTCTCAGCGTCTTCCACAATtg GTGAGAGAAGTGAGCCAGTGGAGGCAATGGCATCGTCTGGAATGGTGGGAGAGAATGATCTGCTAATTGTGGGACCCGGTGTTCTTGGTCGCTTAGTGGCTGAAAAATGGAGGGAG GAAAATCCCGGATGTCAAATTTATGGGCAATCTGTGACGACGGATCACCATCATGAGTTAATGACAATGGGTATTAATCCATTTTTGAAAGGGAATAAAACTGATCAGAAGTTTCCTTATGTGATTTTCTGTGCTCCTCCTTCAAAAACCCCAGATTACCCTGGTGATATTAG GATGGCTGCTTTAAGCTGGAATGGTGAAGGTTCTTTCTTATTCACATCGAGCTCTGCACCATTTGATTGCTATGACAATGGACCATGTGATGAG GACACATCAACTGTGCCAATTGGCAGAAGCCCTAGGACAGATGTCATCCTCAAGGCTGAAAAAGTGGTGTTGGACTTTGGTGGTTGTGTTGTTAGGTTGGCTGGACTTTAT AAATTAGATAGAGGTGCACATTTCTATTGGTTACAGAAGGGGACTGTTGATTGCCGTCCAGATCACATCCTAAATCTTATACACTATGAG GATGCAGCTTCCCTATCAGTCACTATTCTGAAGAAGAAACTTCGTGTTCAGATTTTCTTGGGTTGTGACAATCATCCTTTGTCCAG GCAGGAAGTAATGGACTTGGTTGAAAAAAGCGGGAAATTTAGCAAAAAGTTTGAGGCCTTTACAG GCACTAGTGATCCTTTGGGGAAGAAGTTGAACAACACAAAAACTCGTC